A single window of Helicobacter pylori NCTC 11637 = CCUG 17874 = ATCC 43504 = JCM 12093 DNA harbors:
- a CDS encoding metallophosphoesterase, with product MLISIAFLLVLCLLNYSSFRMLKSFLTLKKISQYAYLGFFILLSVGEAAFAFYRNNMPSHLFVLTSACSFVSFIIFILSLSFYGFSYSIEKIDFLHSRRKSLKNFLKLGFYLALLGYFWRGFYEGLARPKIKETPIYLDKLDKELKIILLTDMHVGSLLQKDFVDYIVEEVNQKEVDMVLIGGDLVDESIEKVKSFLLPLNNLKSTHGTFYVPGNHEYYHGIEPILSFLDTLNLTILGNECVNLGGINLCGVYDYFARKHQNFAPDIDKALKKRNESKPTILLAHQPKQIRSLKESHSVDLVLSGHTHAGQIFPFSLLVKLAQTYLYGLYEHSGTTQIYVSSGAGYWGVPLRFLAPSEIAYLRLLPKNQA from the coding sequence ATGCTGATCTCCATAGCGTTTTTATTGGTTTTGTGTCTTTTGAATTATAGTTCTTTTAGGATGTTGAAATCGTTTTTAACCTTAAAGAAAATCTCTCAATACGCTTATTTAGGGTTTTTTATCCTTTTGAGCGTAGGCGAGGCAGCTTTTGCTTTTTATAGAAATAACATGCCTAGCCATTTGTTTGTTTTGACTTCAGCGTGTTCGTTTGTATCTTTTATTATTTTTATCCTTTCTTTGAGTTTTTACGGGTTTTCCTACTCCATAGAAAAAATAGATTTTTTGCATTCAAGGCGTAAAAGTTTAAAAAACTTTTTAAAATTGGGGTTTTATCTGGCGCTATTAGGGTATTTTTGGCGCGGGTTTTATGAAGGATTAGCCCGCCCTAAAATCAAAGAAACCCCTATTTATTTGGACAAGCTAGACAAAGAATTAAAGATTATTTTACTCACAGACATGCATGTGGGGAGTTTGTTGCAAAAAGATTTTGTTGATTACATTGTAGAAGAAGTCAATCAAAAAGAAGTGGATATGGTGCTGATTGGGGGGGATTTAGTGGATGAAAGCATTGAAAAAGTCAAATCTTTTTTACTGCCCTTAAACAACCTTAAAAGCACGCATGGCACTTTTTATGTGCCAGGAAATCATGAGTATTATCATGGTATAGAGCCGATTTTATCGTTTCTTGACACGCTTAATTTAACGATTTTAGGGAATGAGTGCGTGAATCTAGGAGGAATTAATTTGTGCGGCGTGTATGATTATTTCGCAAGGAAGCATCAAAATTTTGCCCCTGATATTGACAAAGCTTTAAAAAAACGCAATGAGAGTAAGCCCACGATCCTTTTAGCCCACCAGCCCAAACAAATTAGAAGCCTCAAAGAAAGCCACTCTGTAGATTTAGTGCTTTCAGGGCATACCCATGCAGGGCAAATCTTTCCTTTTAGCCTTTTAGTCAAGTTAGCGCAAACCTATTTATATGGTTTATACGAGCACAGCGGCACCACTCAAATTTATGTGAGTAGTGGGGCAGGGTATTGGGGTGTTCCTTTAAGGTTTTTAGCCCCTAGCGAGATCGCATACCTTAGGCTTTTACCTAAAAATCAAGCTTAG
- the acs gene encoding acetate--CoA ligase, which produces MQLDEDLEFAKKIFNPNRAFAKQARIKNMCEYKDLVHEANEDYEHFWGELAKQKLTWFKPFDKVLNSDNAPFFKWFENGKINVSYNCIDRHLKDKKNKVAIIFEGEMGDYNVITYRKLHSEVNKTANLLKNEFNVKKGDRVIIYMPMIVESVYMMLACARIGAIHSIVFAGFSPEALRDRINDAQAKLVITADGTFRKGKPYMLKLALDKALENNACPSVEKALIVIRNAREIDYVRGRDFVYNEMVNYQSDKCEPEMMDSEDPLFLLYTSGSTGKPKGVQHSSAGYLLWAQMTMEWVFDIRDNDNFWCTADIGWITGHTYVVYGPLACGATTLILEGTMSYPDYGRWWRMIEEYRVDKFYTSPTAIRMLHAKGENEPLKYNLESLKVLGTVGEPINPTAWKWFYEKIGNSKCSIVDTWWQTETGGHIISPLPGATPIRASCATLPLPGIHAEVLNEDGTKTKPGEQGFLCITKPWPSMVRNIWGDEKRYIDSYFSQIKLNGEYVYLSGDGAIVDENGYITIIGRTDDIVNVSGHRIGTAEVESAISKHEMVVECAVVGIPDTIKGEGLFAFVVLCDGAKCNLGESLELLKEMNHILSVEIGKIAKLDNVMYVPGLPKTRSGKIMRRLLKSIAKKEPITQDLSTLEDVNVVKEIMSIVQMEE; this is translated from the coding sequence ATGCAATTAGACGAAGATTTAGAATTCGCTAAAAAAATCTTTAACCCTAACAGAGCGTTTGCCAAGCAAGCCAGGATTAAAAACATGTGCGAATATAAGGATTTGGTGCATGAAGCCAATGAAGATTACGAACATTTTTGGGGCGAGTTAGCCAAGCAAAAACTCACATGGTTTAAACCTTTTGATAAGGTTTTAAACAGCGATAACGCCCCTTTTTTCAAATGGTTTGAAAACGGCAAAATCAATGTTTCTTACAATTGCATAGACAGGCATTTAAAAGACAAAAAAAATAAAGTGGCGATCATTTTTGAAGGGGAAATGGGGGATTATAATGTCATCACTTACAGAAAACTCCACTCTGAAGTCAATAAAACAGCCAACCTTTTAAAAAACGAATTCAATGTCAAAAAAGGCGACAGAGTCATTATCTATATGCCCATGATTGTAGAAAGCGTTTATATGATGCTCGCATGCGCTAGGATTGGAGCGATCCATAGCATCGTTTTTGCTGGGTTTAGCCCTGAAGCCTTAAGGGATAGGATCAACGATGCTCAAGCTAAATTAGTTATCACAGCGGATGGGACTTTTAGAAAAGGCAAACCTTACATGCTCAAGCTAGCCCTTGACAAGGCTCTAGAAAATAACGCCTGCCCTAGCGTGGAAAAAGCGCTCATTGTGATACGAAACGCCAGAGAGATTGACTATGTGAGAGGGCGCGATTTTGTCTATAATGAAATGGTCAATTACCAATCCGATAAATGCGAACCTGAAATGATGGACTCTGAAGATCCTTTATTCTTGCTCTATACAAGCGGATCAACCGGAAAGCCTAAAGGCGTTCAACACAGCAGTGCAGGGTATTTGTTATGGGCGCAAATGACGATGGAGTGGGTTTTTGATATTAGAGATAACGATAATTTTTGGTGCACCGCTGATATTGGTTGGATCACAGGGCACACTTATGTGGTTTATGGGCCTTTAGCTTGCGGGGCAACGACTTTGATACTAGAAGGCACGATGTCTTATCCGGATTATGGGAGATGGTGGAGGATGATAGAAGAATACCGCGTGGATAAATTCTACACTTCCCCCACCGCTATAAGAATGCTGCATGCTAAAGGCGAAAACGAACCCTTAAAGTATAATTTAGAATCGCTCAAAGTTTTAGGAACGGTAGGAGAGCCCATTAACCCTACGGCATGGAAATGGTTTTATGAAAAAATCGGTAACTCAAAATGCAGTATCGTGGATACTTGGTGGCAAACAGAAACAGGCGGGCATATCATCAGCCCTTTACCGGGAGCTACGCCTATAAGGGCCAGCTGTGCGACTTTACCTTTGCCTGGAATCCATGCAGAAGTTTTAAACGAAGACGGCACCAAAACAAAGCCCGGAGAGCAAGGGTTTTTATGCATCACTAAGCCATGGCCTTCTATGGTAAGAAACATTTGGGGCGATGAAAAACGATACATTGATAGCTATTTTTCTCAGATCAAGTTGAATGGGGAATATGTCTACCTCTCTGGAGATGGCGCTATCGTGGATGAAAACGGATACATCACTATTATTGGACGCACAGATGATATTGTGAATGTGAGCGGGCATAGGATTGGCACGGCTGAAGTGGAGAGCGCTATTTCTAAACATGAAATGGTGGTTGAATGCGCGGTAGTGGGTATCCCTGATACGATTAAAGGAGAGGGCTTGTTTGCGTTTGTGGTGCTGTGCGATGGGGCTAAATGCAATCTTGGCGAGAGTTTAGAATTGTTAAAAGAAATGAATCATATCTTATCCGTTGAAATTGGAAAGATCGCTAAATTAGACAATGTCATGTATGTGCCAGGTTTGCCTAAAACCAGGAGCGGGAAAATCATGAGAAGGCTTTTGAAATCTATCGCCAAAAAAGAGCCCATCACTCAAGATTTAAGCACGCTAGAAGATGTGAATGTGGTTAAAGAAATAATGAGTATCGTTCAAATGGAAGAGTGA
- the rimP gene encoding ribosome maturation factor RimP — translation MTKKIEEKIEGVIESLGYLLYDVSLVKENEQHVLRVSLKNPNGAVSLDICQQVSEVISPLLDVCDFIQDAYILEVSSMGLERTLKTPKHFKLSLGEKVEVKLTNKESFQAILKDANDWSADFELEDHAIKSVEYKDLKKVKTLFEW, via the coding sequence ATGACTAAAAAAATAGAAGAGAAAATAGAGGGCGTGATTGAAAGTTTGGGTTATTTGCTTTATGATGTGAGTTTGGTTAAAGAAAACGAGCAGCATGTTTTAAGGGTGAGCCTTAAAAACCCTAATGGAGCGGTTAGTTTGGACATTTGCCAACAAGTGAGCGAGGTGATTTCGCCCTTATTAGATGTGTGCGATTTTATTCAAGACGCTTATATCTTAGAAGTGAGCTCTATGGGGTTAGAAAGAACGCTTAAAACCCCCAAACATTTCAAGCTTTCTTTAGGCGAAAAAGTGGAAGTCAAACTCACAAATAAAGAAAGCTTTCAAGCCATCCTTAAAGACGCTAACGATTGGAGCGCGGATTTTGAATTAGAGGATCACGCTATCAAAAGCGTGGAGTATAAAGATTTAAAGAAAGTTAAAACGCTTTTTGAGTGGTGA
- the rbfA gene encoding 30S ribosome-binding factor RbfA gives MNAHKERLESNLLELLQEALASLNDSELNSLSVTKVECSKGKHHAFVFVLSQDHKILSKLKKAEGLIRQFVLQASGWFKCPKLSFVSDNSLEKQLRLDAIFNEIAKGKGND, from the coding sequence ATGAACGCTCATAAAGAACGCTTAGAATCCAATCTTTTAGAATTACTACAAGAGGCTTTAGCGAGTTTGAACGACAGTGAGTTGAATTCTTTAAGCGTTACTAAAGTGGAATGCTCTAAAGGGAAGCACCACGCTTTTGTGTTTGTGCTTTCACAAGATCATAAAATCCTTTCTAAATTGAAAAAAGCTGAGGGTCTTATCAGGCAGTTTGTTTTGCAGGCGAGCGGGTGGTTTAAATGCCCAAAACTCAGTTTTGTTTCAGACAATAGCTTAGAAAAGCAGCTCCGCCTAGACGCCATATTTAATGAAATCGCTAAAGGGAAAGGTAATGACTAA
- the infB gene encoding translation initiation factor IF-2 — MSEMVDLKKFVIELGKTQKELKNIIEQAKDIGLELKTNSKMTPEQAGKLYKYIVEGIKEQIQANQPAKNPEQDNKDDLNTAQTLKPLDKKVSKTPKKEETKSQPKPKKTKEKKKESPTPIAKKKGGIEIVNTFENQTPPAENTPKVVSHSQIEKAKQKLQEIQKSREALNKLTQSNTNNASNANNAKKEISEVKKQEQEIKRHENIKRYTGFRVIKRNNETENETENSVTESKKPTQSAAAIFEDIKKEWQEKDKQEAKKAKKPSKPKLTPTAKNNKSHKIDFSDARDFKGNDIYDDETDEILLFDLHEQDNLNKEEEEKEIRQNINDRVRVQRKNPWMNESGIKRQSKKKRAFRNDNSQKVIQSAIAIPEEVRVYEFAQKANLNLADVIKTLFNLGLMVTKNDFLDKDSIEILAEEFHLEISVQNTLEEFEVEEVLEGVKKERPPVVTIMGHVDHGKTSLLDKIRDKRVAHTEAGGITQHIGAYMVEKNDKWVSFIDTPGHEAFSQMRNRGAQVTDIAVIVIAADDGVKQQTIEALEHAKAANVPVIFAMNKMDKPNVNPDKLKAECAELGYNPVDWGGEHEFIPVSAKTGDGIDNLLETILIQADIMELKAIEEGSARAVVLEGSVEKGRGAVATVIVQSGTLSVGDSFFVETAFGKVRTMTDDQGKSIQNLKPSMVALITGLSEVPPAGSVLIGVENDSIARLQAQKRATYLRQKALSKSTKVSFDELSEMVANKELKNIPVVIKADTQGSLEAIKNSLLELNNEEVAIQVIHSGVGGITENDLSLVSSSEHAVILGFNIRPTGNVKNKAKEYNVSIKTYTVIYALIEEMRSLLLGLMSPIIEEEHTGQAEVRETFNIPKVGMIAGCVVSDGVIARGIKARLIRDGVVVHTGEILSLKRFKNDVKEVSKGYECGIMLDNYNEIKVGDVFETYKEIHKKRTL, encoded by the coding sequence ATGAGCGAGATGGTTGATTTAAAAAAATTTGTAATTGAGCTTGGTAAGACCCAAAAAGAGCTTAAAAATATAATCGAGCAAGCCAAAGACATTGGTTTAGAGCTTAAAACAAATTCTAAAATGACCCCAGAGCAAGCAGGCAAGCTATACAAATATATTGTGGAGGGCATTAAAGAACAAATACAAGCCAATCAACCCGCTAAAAATCCTGAACAAGACAATAAAGATGATTTGAATACAGCCCAAACGCTCAAACCCCTTGACAAAAAGGTTTCCAAAACGCCTAAAAAAGAAGAAACAAAAAGCCAGCCAAAGCCCAAAAAAACTAAAGAAAAGAAAAAAGAATCTCCCACGCCCATTGCCAAAAAAAAAGGAGGGATAGAGATTGTCAATACTTTTGAAAACCAAACGCCCCCTGCAGAAAACACCCCTAAAGTGGTTAGCCATTCTCAAATAGAAAAAGCCAAGCAAAAGCTCCAAGAAATCCAAAAAAGCCGAGAAGCCCTAAACAAGCTCACCCAAAGCAACACTAATAACGCCAGTAACGCTAACAACGCTAAAAAAGAAATCAGCGAAGTTAAAAAGCAAGAGCAAGAGATCAAACGCCATGAGAATATCAAAAGATACACGGGCTTTAGGGTGATTAAACGCAACAATGAAACAGAAAATGAAACTGAAAACAGCGTAACAGAAAGCAAAAAACCCACTCAAAGCGCAGCGGCTATTTTTGAAGACATTAAAAAAGAATGGCAAGAAAAAGACAAGCAAGAAGCTAAAAAAGCCAAAAAACCCAGTAAGCCCAAACTCACCCCCACAGCCAAAAACAACAAATCCCATAAAATTGATTTTAGCGATGCGAGGGATTTTAAGGGCAATGATATTTATGATGATGAAACCGATGAAATCTTATTGTTTGATTTGCATGAACAAGATAATCTCAATAAGGAAGAAGAAGAAAAAGAAATCCGCCAAAATATCAACGACAGGGTGCGCGTCCAAAGAAAAAACCCTTGGATGAATGAAAGCGGGATCAAACGACAATCCAAGAAAAAGCGTGCATTCCGTAACGATAACAGCCAAAAAGTGATCCAAAGCGCGATTGCAATCCCTGAAGAAGTGCGCGTCTATGAATTCGCGCAAAAAGCGAATTTGAATCTGGCTGATGTGATTAAAACCCTCTTTAATTTAGGGCTTATGGTAACTAAAAACGACTTTTTGGATAAGGATAGTATAGAAATTTTAGCCGAAGAGTTCCATTTAGAAATTTCTGTTCAAAACACTTTAGAAGAATTTGAAGTGGAAGAAGTGCTAGAGGGGGTGAAAAAAGAGCGCCCGCCTGTGGTTACTATCATGGGGCATGTTGATCATGGTAAAACTTCGCTATTGGATAAAATCCGTGATAAAAGAGTCGCTCACACGGAAGCTGGGGGGATCACTCAGCACATTGGCGCTTACATGGTAGAAAAGAATGATAAGTGGGTGTCTTTCATTGACACCCCAGGGCATGAAGCCTTTAGCCAGATGCGTAATCGTGGGGCTCAAGTTACAGATATTGCAGTGATTGTGATAGCGGCTGATGATGGCGTGAAGCAACAGACTATTGAAGCGTTAGAGCATGCAAAGGCCGCTAATGTGCCTGTGATTTTTGCGATGAATAAAATGGATAAGCCTAATGTGAATCCGGACAAACTCAAAGCCGAATGCGCTGAGCTTGGCTATAACCCTGTGGATTGGGGCGGAGAGCATGAGTTTATCCCTGTTTCGGCTAAAACGGGCGATGGCATTGACAATTTATTAGAAACCATTCTTATCCAAGCGGATATTATGGAATTGAAAGCCATAGAAGAGGGCAGCGCTAGAGCGGTTGTTTTAGAAGGAAGCGTGGAAAAAGGGCGTGGGGCAGTGGCCACTGTGATTGTCCAAAGCGGGACTTTGAGCGTGGGGGATAGTTTTTTTGTCGAAACCGCGTTTGGTAAAGTAAGAACGATGACTGATGATCAAGGCAAGAGCATTCAAAATTTAAAACCCTCTATGGTGGCTCTCATCACAGGCTTGAGCGAAGTGCCTCCTGCGGGATCTGTTTTAATAGGGGTAGAAAACGATTCTATCGCGCGCTTGCAAGCTCAAAAGAGGGCGACTTATTTGCGCCAAAAAGCGTTGAGTAAAAGCACTAAAGTGTCTTTTGATGAGCTTTCAGAAATGGTCGCTAATAAGGAATTGAAAAACATTCCTGTAGTCATTAAAGCGGACACGCAAGGAAGCTTAGAAGCCATTAAAAACAGCCTGTTGGAGCTTAATAACGAAGAAGTGGCGATTCAAGTGATCCACTCAGGGGTGGGGGGCATTACTGAGAATGATTTAAGCCTAGTCTCTAGCAGTGAGCATGCCGTGATTTTAGGCTTTAATATCCGCCCCACCGGTAATGTGAAAAATAAGGCTAAAGAATACAATGTGAGCATTAAAACTTACACGGTGATTTATGCCTTGATTGAGGAAATGCGATCGCTGTTATTAGGCTTGATGAGTCCTATTATTGAAGAAGAGCATACTGGGCAAGCGGAAGTGAGAGAAACCTTTAATATCCCTAAAGTTGGCATGATAGCCGGGTGTGTGGTGAGCGATGGGGTGATCGCTCGTGGCATTAAGGCGCGTTTGATTAGAGATGGCGTGGTGGTTCATACCGGTGAAATCCTTTCTTTGAAACGCTTTAAAAATGATGTGAAAGAAGTTTCTAAGGGCTATGAGTGTGGGATCATGCTAGACAATTATAACGAAATTAAAGTGGGCGATGTGTTTGAAACCTATAAAGAAATCCATAAAAAAAGAACCCTCTAA
- a CDS encoding DUF448 domain-containing protein has product MRKTEIKIRMCVACRMRQPQKDLLRLKSFDNQIMEFDGKGRSFYVCENCLKNGEKKLLKAVSKMKNAPKDVKNIITWIKERSIA; this is encoded by the coding sequence TTGAGAAAGACTGAAATTAAAATCCGCATGTGTGTGGCGTGCAGAATGCGCCAACCCCAAAAGGATTTGTTGCGTTTGAAAAGCTTTGACAATCAAATCATGGAGTTTGATGGCAAAGGCCGTAGTTTCTATGTGTGTGAAAATTGTTTGAAAAATGGAGAAAAAAAGTTGTTGAAAGCGGTTTCAAAAATGAAGAATGCCCCAAAAGATGTTAAAAATATCATTACTTGGATTAAGGAGAGAAGCATAGCATGA
- the thrB gene encoding homoserine kinase has product MVVSVPATSANLGPGFDCLGLSLNLRNRFFIEPSNIHAVKLVGEGEGIPKFLTNNIFTKVFYEILKKHGNDGSFKFLLHNKVPITRGMGSSSAMIVGAVASAFAFLGFDFDRENIVNTALIYENHPDNITPAVFGGYNAAFVEKKKVISLKTKIPSFLKAVMVIPNRAISTKQSRHLLPKRYSVQESVFNLSHASLMTMAIVQGKWDLLRCCSKDRMHQYKRMQTYPVLFAIQKLALENNALMSTLSGSGSSFFNMCYEEDAPKLKQVLSKKFPKFRVAVLDFDNDGVLIEKD; this is encoded by the coding sequence TTGGTAGTGAGTGTTCCTGCAACAAGTGCTAATTTAGGCCCCGGTTTTGATTGCTTGGGTTTGAGCTTGAATTTACGCAATCGTTTTTTTATTGAGCCTAGTAATATCCATGCGGTGAAATTGGTTGGGGAGGGTGAAGGGATCCCTAAGTTTTTAACCAACAATATTTTCACTAAGGTTTTTTATGAGATTTTAAAAAAGCATGGGAATGACGGCTCATTTAAATTTTTATTGCATAATAAAGTCCCTATTACAAGGGGCATGGGGTCTAGCTCGGCGATGATTGTGGGGGCGGTCGCTTCAGCGTTTGCGTTTTTAGGGTTTGATTTTGATAGAGAAAATATTGTCAATACCGCTCTAATTTATGAAAACCACCCGGATAATATCACCCCAGCAGTGTTTGGGGGGTATAATGCAGCGTTTGTGGAAAAAAAGAAAGTGATAAGTTTAAAAACCAAAATCCCTTCTTTTTTAAAAGCGGTGATGGTGATCCCTAATAGGGCCATTTCTACCAAGCAATCGCGCCACCTCTTGCCCAAGCGTTACAGCGTGCAAGAAAGCGTGTTTAACCTTTCGCATGCGAGTTTGATGACGATGGCGATTGTGCAGGGGAAGTGGGATTTATTGCGTTGTTGCTCTAAAGACAGGATGCATCAATATAAGCGCATGCAAACTTATCCCGTGTTGTTTGCGATCCAAAAGCTCGCTTTAGAAAATAACGCCCTAATGAGCACGCTTTCAGGGAGCGGTTCGTCGTTTTTTAACATGTGTTATGAAGAAGACGCCCCTAAATTGAAACAGGTTTTGAGCAAGAAATTCCCTAAATTCAGGGTAGCGGTTTTAGATTTTGACAATGATGGAGTCCTTATTGAGAAAGACTGA
- a CDS encoding tRNA threonylcarbamoyladenosine biosynthesis protein TsaB encodes MELDLALISLGEGVLLGVYQNNFLGTSYTSKAKTSEALVEVFSQLFEGFKNPTLPAIKGVYYAKGPGSFTSLKLTHVFLHTLALIHDFELYSTTGFDFNDNTPILAYANKYFVSKEMESLSDFKDLKIAPKDFMLPSFLEKDKFTQLNTPFYILPPI; translated from the coding sequence TTGGAATTGGATTTAGCACTTATCTCTTTAGGCGAGGGGGTCTTGCTTGGGGTGTATCAAAACAATTTTTTAGGCACTTCTTACACTTCTAAAGCAAAAACAAGCGAAGCTTTGGTGGAAGTTTTTTCGCAATTATTTGAAGGTTTTAAAAACCCTACTTTACCGGCGATTAAGGGAGTTTATTACGCTAAAGGGCCAGGGAGTTTCACTAGCTTAAAACTCACGCATGTTTTCTTACACACTTTGGCTTTAATCCATGACTTTGAACTCTATTCCACCACAGGCTTTGATTTTAACGACAACACGCCCATTTTAGCGTATGCCAATAAATACTTTGTTTCAAAAGAAATGGAAAGCTTGAGCGATTTTAAAGATTTGAAAATCGCGCCAAAAGATTTCATGCTGCCCTCTTTTTTAGAGAAAGACAAATTCACCCAATTGAACACGCCGTTTTACATTTTGCCTCCTATTTAG
- the lpxC gene encoding UDP-3-O-acyl-N-acetylglucosamine deacetylase: MKQTTINHSVELVGIGLHKGVPVKLVLEPLEENQGIVFYRSDLGVKLPLKPENIVDTKMATVLGKDNARISTIEHLLSAVHAYGIDNLKISVDNEEIPIMDGSALTYCMLLDEAGIKELDAPKKVMEIKQAIEVREGDKFVKIEPDSQLSLNFTIDFNHPVIAKQAHHFVFSKTAYKEQVAKARTFGFLQEVNYLRSIGLAKGGSLNNCIVLDENSILNKEGLRCEKEFVCHKILDAMGDLMVLGMPVMGKYTSFSGSHKLNSMLVKAILADAKNYEVLIATDPAKEFALQKAFA, translated from the coding sequence ATGAAGCAAACAACCATTAACCACTCTGTGGAATTAGTAGGGATAGGCTTGCACAAGGGCGTTCCTGTGAAGCTTGTTTTAGAGCCTTTAGAAGAAAATCAAGGCATTGTTTTTTACCGCTCTGATTTGGGCGTGAAGCTCCCCTTAAAACCTGAAAACATTGTGGATACCAAAATGGCAACCGTGTTGGGTAAGGATAACGCTAGGATTTCTACAATTGAGCATTTGCTTTCAGCTGTCCATGCGTATGGCATTGACAATCTTAAGATCTCTGTGGATAACGAAGAAATCCCTATCATGGATGGGAGTGCTTTGACTTATTGCATGCTTTTAGACGAAGCAGGGATTAAAGAACTAGACGCTCCTAAAAAGGTGATGGAAATCAAGCAAGCTATTGAGGTTAGAGAAGGCGATAAATTTGTTAAGATTGAGCCAGACAGCCAACTTTCTTTGAATTTCACGATTGATTTTAACCATCCGGTTATCGCTAAGCAAGCCCACCATTTCGTTTTTAGTAAAACCGCTTACAAAGAGCAAGTCGCTAAAGCTCGCACCTTTGGATTTTTGCAAGAAGTGAATTACTTGCGATCCATTGGTTTGGCTAAAGGGGGGAGTTTGAATAATTGCATCGTGCTAGATGAAAACAGCATTTTGAACAAAGAGGGTTTGAGGTGCGAAAAGGAGTTTGTGTGCCATAAGATTTTAGACGCTATGGGGGATCTAATGGTTTTAGGCATGCCTGTGATGGGCAAATACACTTCTTTTTCAGGGAGTCATAAGCTCAATTCCATGTTGGTTAAAGCCATTTTAGCGGACGCTAAAAATTACGAAGTTTTGATCGCTACAGATCCAGCTAAAGAATTTGCGTTGCAAAAGGCTTTCGCTTAA
- the minC gene encoding septum site-determining protein MinC, translated as MLKTNQKNVHAFEIEKQEPKAVIGFLEKNHALLQYFLIIFKYDIEPEVKAILHKHQLLFLETNRALNGRHIKTMSLKEETDHPKPNHSKTETKTTIYERHIRSGEEIYSANHLIFLGNIHNGAKIISEGCVSVYGVCEGAIVCFGECLILKEVKSAQIVFQNKILSLKEVERLLVNKNIKIITKNDDILDIKEVL; from the coding sequence ATGTTAAAAACGAATCAAAAAAATGTGCATGCGTTTGAAATTGAAAAGCAAGAGCCTAAAGCGGTCATAGGATTTTTAGAAAAAAACCATGCCCTTTTGCAGTATTTTCTTATTATATTTAAATATGATATTGAACCAGAAGTCAAAGCCATTTTGCACAAACACCAGCTTTTGTTTTTGGAAACGAATCGCGCTTTAAACGGGCGTCATATCAAAACCATGTCTTTAAAAGAAGAAACCGATCATCCAAAACCCAATCATTCTAAAACAGAAACTAAAACAACGATTTATGAGCGCCATATCAGGAGTGGGGAAGAGATTTATAGCGCTAATCACCTTATTTTTTTGGGTAATATCCACAATGGAGCCAAGATTATTTCAGAAGGCTGTGTGTCGGTTTATGGGGTTTGCGAAGGGGCGATCGTGTGCTTTGGAGAGTGTTTGATTTTGAAAGAAGTCAAGAGCGCTCAAATCGTTTTTCAAAATAAAATTTTATCTCTAAAAGAGGTTGAACGGCTTTTGGTAAATAAAAATATTAAAATAATCACTAAAAATGACGATATACTAGACATAAAGGAAGTATTATGA